The following are from one region of the Corylus avellana chromosome ca1, CavTom2PMs-1.0 genome:
- the LOC132185483 gene encoding DUF21 domain-containing protein At4g14240-like: MHLLNVVMATRMLTRNHESEAVGSSIAFGSVWFFVYAGISCFLVLFAGIMSGLTLGLMSLGRVDLEILERSGTSSEKKQAATILPVVQKQHQLLVTLLLCNAVSMEALPIYLDKLFNQYVAIILSVTFVLAFGEVIPQAICTRYGLAVGANFVWLVRILMIICYPIAYPIGKVLDWVLGHNEALFRRAQLKALVSIHGMEAGKGGELTHDETTIISGALDLTEKTAEEAMTPIESTFSLDVNSKLDWEAMGKVLARGHSRVPVYSGSPKNVIGLLLVKSLLTVRPETETPVSAVSIRRIPRVPADMPLYDILNEFQKGSSHMAAVVKAKGKGKTLPPTVEGEKSEANKASGENSQLTTPLLSKQDEALDRVIIEIDRPSRPIKLNRPPSLQHNGTATTGLPHSFDDIEDGEVIGIITLEDVFEELLQEEIVDETDEYVDVHKRIRVAAAAAASSVARAPSSRRLINKGLGSQSKQGQTPK; this comes from the exons ATGCACCTGTTAAATGTCGTGATGGCGACCCGGATGCTCACCCGAAACCACGAATCGGAGGCGGTCGGGTCCAGCATAGCTTTTGGATCGGTGTGGTTTTTCGTGTACGCGGGGATATCGTGCTTCCTGGTCCTATTCGCCGGAATCATGTCCGGGCTCACCCTCGGCCTCATGTCCCTCGGCCGCGTCGACCTCGAGATCCTCGAGCGCAGCGGCACCTCCTCCGAGAAAAAGCAGGCCG CTACTATACTTCCGGTGGTACAGAAGCAGCACCAGCTCCTCGTCACTTTGCTTTTGTGCAATGCCGTTTCCATGGAG GCCCTTCCTATATACCTGGATAAACTTTTCAATCAGTATGTCGCGATAATTCTCTCCGTAACTTTTGTTCTGGCTTTTGGAGAG GTCATTCCGCAAGCTATATGCACGAGATATGGACTTGCTGTAGGGGCCAATTTCGTATGGCTTGTGAGAATTTTGATGATAATTTGCTATCCAATTGCCTATCCCATTGGAAAG GTTCTGGATTGGGTATTGGGACATAATGAAGCGTTATTTAGGCGGGCTCAGCTAAAAGCCCTTGTCTCGATCCACGGCATGGAG GCCGGGAAGGGAGGTGAACTTACACACGATGAGACGACAATTATTAGTGGAGCACTAGACTTAACTGAAAAG aCTGCTGAGGAGGCTATGACACCCATTGAATCAACCTTTTCCTTGGATGTGAATTCAAAGTTGGATTG GGAAGCAATGGGAAAAGTTCTTGCCCGTGGTCATAGTCGAGTTCCTGTCTATTCTGGGAGTCCAAAGAATGTAATCGGACTTCTACTG GTGAAGAGTCTACTCACTGTACGACCTGAAACAGAGACCCCTGTTAGTGCTGTTTCCATCCGCAGAATCCCACG GGTTCCAGCAGATATGCCTCTGTATGATATATTGAATGAATTTCAAAAAGGTAGCAGTCATATGGCAGCGGTAGTGAAGGCTAAGGGGAAAGGCAAGACTCTTCCTCCAACAGTTGAGGGAGAAAAATCTGAAGCAAACAAAGCCAGTGGTGAGAACTCGCAACTGACAACTCCTTTGCTATCAAAGCAGGACGAAGCATTAGACCGTGTCATTATTGAGATTGACCGGCCTTCGAGGCCTATCAAGTTGAATAGGCCACCCTCTTTACAACATAATGGCACAGCAACAACTGGTTTGCCTCATTCATTTGATGATATCGAAGATGGTGAAGTCATTGGTATAATCACCCTTGAAGATGTATTTGAAGAACTTCTGCAG GAGGAAATTGTGGATGAGACAGATGAATATGTTGATGTGCATAAACG AATCCGTGTGGCTGCAGCTGCAGCTGCTTCATCAGTGGCACGAGCTCCATCATCTCGGAGGCTAATAAATAAGGGATTA GGAAGCCAAAGCAAGCAAGGCCAAACCCCGAAGTAA